The Haloplanus sp. CK5-1 genome contains a region encoding:
- a CDS encoding metallophosphoesterase family protein: MNTVPQFGDDIEAHHERLDIETHGAVYIVGDVHGSREALEALLADLELNDDDLVVFVGDLVRKGPDSPGVVDLVRDDPRLVSIRGNNEQKIVRGDKTPEWLRDGDRAYFEALPVAISFDDALVVHGGVDPARPLDDHTVEELLTMRSPRGNGYDGPFWYDDYDGPYRVFFGHTVHDRPVERDHAVGLDTGCVYGGALTAYDYRNDEFVTVDPATTHQKRADSKVVNPV; encoded by the coding sequence ATGAATACAGTACCACAGTTCGGAGACGACATCGAGGCACACCACGAACGACTCGATATCGAGACGCACGGTGCGGTCTACATCGTCGGCGACGTCCACGGAAGCCGGGAGGCGCTCGAAGCTCTCCTCGCAGACCTCGAATTGAACGACGACGACCTCGTCGTGTTCGTCGGTGACCTCGTCCGAAAGGGACCGGACAGCCCCGGCGTCGTCGACCTCGTCCGCGACGACCCCCGACTCGTGAGCATCCGTGGGAACAACGAACAGAAAATCGTCCGCGGCGACAAGACCCCCGAGTGGCTCCGGGACGGGGACCGGGCGTACTTCGAAGCGCTTCCCGTGGCCATCTCCTTCGACGACGCACTCGTCGTCCACGGTGGCGTCGACCCCGCTCGGCCCCTCGACGACCACACCGTCGAGGAGTTGTTGACGATGCGTTCGCCACGCGGCAACGGGTACGACGGGCCGTTCTGGTACGACGACTACGACGGGCCGTACCGCGTGTTCTTCGGACACACGGTCCACGACCGCCCGGTCGAACGGGACCACGCCGTCGGCCTCGACACCGGGTGTGTCTACGGTGGAGCCCTCACTGCGTACGACTACCGGAACGACGAGTTCGTCACGGTAGACCCGGCGACGACACACCAGAAACGCGCCGATTCGAAGGTCGTCAACCCGGTCTGA
- the ppk1 gene encoding polyphosphate kinase 1, with protein MSDPDPRNSEYYLNRELSELKFQERVLREGMDARNPPLERLRFLAFFTKNTDEFFMKRVGGLKQQIDAGVTETTPDGRTPKQQWREVLDSARPLFQQQSEYWQTVLEPALADDGIEIRTLEELPAAKRDELRTWFEESILPTLTPLAFDPAHPFPFISNLSLSLAVLSSDEDGERTFTRIKIPSNQPRLIDVPGETGRYVLIEDLIERNLDLLLPGLDIRDVSKFKVTRNAEVRRNEEVAEDLIDMVEEVLEQRRFATIVRLEVDSDMPDESLSILKEHLGVDDREVFYRDGPIDFEDFFTLVDLDRPELKFPSWTPKAHPRLGATSDTQEMDIFREIRNGDILAHHPYHSFEGTVQRFLDAAANDPDVLAVKAAIYRTASDSKVIQSLIDAAANGKQVAVMVELKARFDEKNNLEWVRQLEEEGIHVAYGTVGLKTHTKTALVVRQEDDGVQLYSHVGTGNYHSETAKGYSDLGLLTADRDIGLDLTKVFNFFTGPTLDDRFRKLLIAPVTMRDRFTEMVRREADHARAGRRARIVVKINGLEDPSMVEELYRASMAGVEIDLLVRDICRLRPGIADLSETITVHSIVGRFLEHARIFYFENGGTPEWYIGSADWMTRNLDHRVEAVTPVESTALRRQLRFILEVSLTDNRRRWVMQPDGSYEQSSPGDEPVRDTQAILMAATEAALDGEHGPGIAVDTDPIDAELLVEDVTEGDRDAESESESESEESDDDTDDDHTRSDGGDAPVFDTHADRWYRPESETYDWAVRTADGERRYFKTRAGARDRLRSEYE; from the coding sequence GTGAGCGACCCCGATCCGAGAAACTCCGAGTACTACCTCAACCGAGAGCTCTCCGAACTCAAATTCCAGGAGCGCGTGCTCCGTGAGGGGATGGATGCGCGCAATCCGCCCCTCGAACGACTTCGATTTCTCGCCTTTTTCACCAAGAACACCGACGAGTTCTTCATGAAACGCGTCGGTGGGCTCAAACAACAGATCGATGCCGGCGTGACCGAGACGACGCCGGACGGTCGGACACCAAAACAACAGTGGCGGGAGGTGCTCGACTCCGCCCGCCCGCTCTTTCAACAGCAGTCCGAATACTGGCAGACGGTTCTGGAACCGGCGCTCGCGGACGACGGGATCGAAATCCGTACGCTGGAGGAACTTCCGGCAGCCAAGCGAGACGAACTGCGGACATGGTTCGAGGAGTCGATCTTGCCGACGCTGACGCCACTCGCGTTCGACCCGGCCCACCCCTTCCCTTTCATCTCGAACCTCTCGCTCTCCCTCGCCGTGCTTTCATCGGACGAGGACGGCGAGCGGACGTTCACCCGAATCAAAATCCCGTCGAACCAACCCCGGCTGATAGACGTCCCCGGGGAGACCGGCCGGTACGTCCTCATCGAGGACCTCATCGAGCGCAATCTCGATCTCCTCCTCCCCGGCCTCGACATCCGTGACGTATCGAAGTTCAAGGTGACCCGGAACGCCGAAGTCCGTCGTAACGAGGAAGTCGCGGAGGACCTGATCGACATGGTCGAGGAAGTGCTGGAACAGCGCCGCTTCGCGACGATCGTCCGCCTCGAGGTCGACTCGGATATGCCCGACGAATCGCTCTCGATCCTCAAAGAGCATCTCGGCGTGGACGACCGAGAGGTGTTCTATCGGGACGGACCGATCGATTTCGAGGACTTCTTCACGCTCGTCGATCTCGACCGCCCCGAACTCAAATTCCCGTCTTGGACGCCGAAGGCACACCCCCGATTGGGAGCGACGAGCGACACGCAGGAGATGGATATCTTCCGCGAGATTCGCAACGGCGATATCCTCGCCCACCACCCGTATCACTCGTTCGAGGGGACCGTCCAGCGGTTCCTCGACGCGGCGGCGAACGATCCCGACGTGCTCGCGGTGAAGGCAGCCATTTACCGGACTGCGAGCGATTCGAAGGTCATCCAGAGCCTCATCGACGCCGCCGCCAACGGCAAACAGGTGGCGGTGATGGTCGAACTCAAAGCCCGGTTCGACGAGAAGAACAACCTCGAGTGGGTCCGACAACTCGAAGAGGAGGGTATTCACGTCGCGTACGGGACCGTCGGACTGAAGACACACACCAAAACTGCCCTCGTCGTCCGCCAGGAGGACGACGGCGTCCAACTCTACTCACACGTCGGCACGGGAAACTATCACTCCGAAACCGCGAAGGGGTACTCCGATCTGGGGTTGTTGACCGCCGACCGGGACATCGGCCTCGACCTCACGAAGGTGTTCAACTTCTTCACCGGTCCGACGCTCGACGACCGCTTCCGAAAGCTCCTGATCGCCCCCGTGACGATGCGGGACCGATTCACGGAGATGGTCCGCCGGGAAGCCGACCACGCCCGCGCCGGTCGGCGAGCACGGATCGTCGTGAAAATAAACGGTCTCGAAGACCCGTCCATGGTCGAGGAACTCTACCGAGCTTCGATGGCTGGCGTCGAGATCGACCTGCTCGTCAGGGACATCTGTCGACTCCGGCCCGGAATAGCGGACCTGAGCGAGACGATCACCGTTCATTCGATCGTCGGCCGGTTCCTCGAACACGCCCGGATTTTCTACTTCGAGAACGGGGGAACACCCGAATGGTACATCGGGTCGGCCGACTGGATGACCCGAAACCTCGACCATCGAGTCGAGGCCGTCACCCCCGTCGAATCCACGGCGCTTCGCAGACAACTCCGGTTCATCCTCGAAGTGTCGCTCACGGATAACCGCCGTCGGTGGGTGATGCAACCCGACGGCAGTTACGAGCAGTCGTCGCCCGGCGACGAGCCGGTGCGGGACACGCAGGCAATCTTGATGGCCGCGACGGAGGCGGCACTCGACGGCGAACACGGACCTGGAATAGCGGTCGATACGGACCCCATCGACGCCGAACTCCTCGTCGAGGACGTTACCGAGGGTGATCGGGACGCCGAATCCGAATCCGAATCCGAGTCCGAGGAATCGGACGACGATACCGACGATGATCACACCCGTTCGGACGGAGGAGACGCGCCCGTGTTCGACACGCATGCCGATCGGTGGTACCGGCCCGAGAGCGAGACGTACGACTGGGCGGTTCGAACGGCCGACGGCGAGCGCCGCTATTTCAAAACTCGTGCCGGGGCACGTGACCGCCTTCGATCGGAGTACGAATAG
- a CDS encoding glutaredoxin family protein, which produces MSDVSITLYTRENCHLCDEALTTIRRVADETGTGVDVETIDVDTDPQLRAEYGDRVPYVVVDGRPAFKYRIDDEEIRSLFAEA; this is translated from the coding sequence ATGTCCGACGTCTCCATCACCCTCTACACGCGCGAGAACTGCCACCTCTGTGACGAGGCACTGACGACCATCCGGCGTGTCGCCGACGAGACCGGAACCGGCGTCGATGTCGAGACGATAGACGTCGACACGGATCCACAACTTCGGGCGGAGTACGGCGACCGCGTCCCGTACGTGGTCGTCGACGGTCGCCCCGCGTTCAAATACCGGATCGACGACGAGGAGATCCGGTCGCTGTTCGCCGAGGCGTGA
- a CDS encoding HalOD1 output domain-containing protein encodes MDGFEPPDRDEPIAESQYEWSTTRPSAAVVETVAEVTDRETTAFGPLNAAVDPDALDVLVRESESAATDETVVSFLFDEFRVVVRGRGDVVLRAPSD; translated from the coding sequence ATGGACGGTTTCGAGCCGCCGGATCGCGACGAACCGATCGCCGAGTCGCAGTACGAGTGGTCGACGACGCGCCCCTCCGCAGCGGTCGTCGAGACGGTCGCCGAGGTGACCGATCGTGAGACGACCGCGTTCGGTCCGCTGAACGCGGCCGTCGATCCGGACGCACTGGACGTACTCGTCCGGGAGAGCGAGTCGGCCGCCACCGACGAGACGGTCGTCTCCTTCCTCTTCGACGAGTTTCGGGTCGTCGTGCGTGGTCGTGGGGACGTCGTCCTTCGGGCTCCGTCGGACTGA
- a CDS encoding DUF7563 family protein translates to MPECNRCGSFVTPRFTRVFGNNEDTVYGCRDCLPVSALIAGGASRDGV, encoded by the coding sequence ATGCCCGAGTGCAACCGATGTGGGTCGTTCGTCACGCCCCGCTTCACCCGCGTCTTCGGGAACAACGAGGACACCGTGTACGGCTGTCGCGACTGTCTGCCGGTTTCGGCGCTGATCGCCGGTGGTGCGTCGCGAGACGGGGTTTGA